The region TAAACGGTCAGGTCGACATCTAAATTGTTTTCTTGGGGGATAACGCCTGTAATTTTTCTTATCGCGCGGTTGTCAACGCTCGCCGGCATGCCATCAACAATTATTTTACCTGATGTAATTGGCGAAACGCAATGGATCATTTTAACGGTCGTGGTTTTTCCGGCACCATTGGGACCCAAGAAACCGAAACACTCACCGCGTTTTATTTCGAATGAAATATTATCAACGGCAATAAAGTCTTTGAACTTTTTTGACAGATCATCGGCTTTGATCAGCAACTCGGACATTATTTTTTCAATGCCTTTATTCCCGATTCAAGCTCGGCATTCCTCTTTTTTAATTCGATCATTTGGAGTTCGCGCCCCACTTCCGCCTGATGGAAGACTTCCAGGTCATGTATTTTCTTGTTCAATTCTTTTTCTGCTGCTTCTCTTAAAGTCAACGCGTCATTGAGTATTATTATTTCTTCTTTCAATTTCTTATCGGATTCTTTCAATTTTTCTTCAGCCATTTTACGGTCGGTAATATCCTGCGCAGTCCCGAACATCCTGACCGCTTTCCCATTGCCGATCTTTGCCTCATCGGCAAGCTTATGTTCCTTTGTTTCCCTGCTCAAAAAATAATAAACAAAAAATAAAGTGGAAAAGCTAAGGATGTCTCCGGAAGCAACAACTAAAAACTCATCCAAATGGATCCTGGAATAAGTTAAGATAGAAATTGAAGCCAAGATCATCATTGCAATCCAGAAAACAATACTTATTATCCGCTTACTGACAAATATTTTCATTTTTGTTGTGCCTTTTTTATGGCCGCCGTTACAAAGGCCAAATATTCGAAGCAATCCTTCTCGCTTATCTCGCTTCCACCGCTGTAAAGATCGATATTCCGCTCTTGTCTCATTTTATTACCAAATACAATAATATCCTCATCGCCAAGGATCTCGTCCATTTTTTCCAAAATTTTTATATGATGCCCGATCCGGCTCTTCACCTTATACCCCTGCTTTGCTATCAAGAATATCCCGGCTTTAACAAGAGCATCGTAGCTGAATTTGAAAATAACTTCGGGAATGATAGATTCCACTGCAATCGACAAATCACGTTTCGCGGATTGGAGCAACCGTTCGATCTGATTTGCATCAAATTTGATTTTTTGAAAATACTCACCATCAAAATGAATCATATCTTAATATGTGCTCCCGAAAATATGTTTTTGACAAACTGGCTCATTTTTTTCTTTTTTAATTCATCTTCCGACATATTGACAACATTGAATTCCCGCCCAAATTCTTTTTGTAGGATATTGATCTTCTTTTGCAATTCGAGGGTAGAATGCTTACCTATCGCCAAAATATCCACATCGCTTGAAGCTTCCATCTTGTTTTTCGCGTACGATCCGAAAATGTACATCTCGTTTATGCCATAAATATCCCGTGTAATCTCTTTCAATCTTTGCACAAGGCCATGAGTTTTAATGAAGATCTGTCGATATTGCTCCAATAGCGGATATTCAATATTAATGGAAAAGAACCTCTCCTTCCCCCTGAATTCACTTGTAAAAAGGCCTTCCCTCTCAAGTTCTTTTAGTTTGCGGTCAACATTTTTAGGATCAAGCTCCAGCTTTTTGGCTAACTCATTGATATAGAGTTCCGCTTCCGGATTAAGGAAGTAATAATTTAATATCTTGACCAATATTTTTGATTTAAACGATATCATAATTTACCATGATTATGGTCATATGCTACCATAACAATCGCTAAACAGTCAATTTCTCGATAGATACCTAAACACAGCCAAAGCAGCCTTTGCCCCTTCGCCCGCGGCTATAATTATCTGCTTATCAAAACCATTCGTCACATCGCCCGCGGCAAAGATGCCATTTACGGACGTGTTTGTATCGCTATCTATCACTATCTCGCCTAGATCATTTTTTTTGACAAGCCCGATAAATTGGGTGTTCGGGATCAAGCCGACTTCAACAAAAACACCTTGGACCGACAAGTCGGATATCTTCCCGCTTCTCTCAATTTTAACACCATTAACGAATTTATCACCGAATATTTCAACAATTTTCGCGTTATTAAGTATTTCAACTTTATTGGATGCTTTTGCTTTTTCAATAAGCACCGCGTCGCCGGTCAGATCGCCTGCAATATTTACAACATAAATTTTTGAGGCGATATTCAAC is a window of Candidatus Saganbacteria bacterium DNA encoding:
- a CDS encoding nucleotidyltransferase domain-containing protein, whose product is MISFKSKILVKILNYYFLNPEAELYINELAKKLELDPKNVDRKLKELEREGLFTSEFRGKERFFSINIEYPLLEQYRQIFIKTHGLVQRLKEITRDIYGINEMYIFGSYAKNKMEASSDVDILAIGKHSTLELQKKINILQKEFGREFNVVNMSEDELKKKKMSQFVKNIFSGAHIKI